One genomic region from Equus asinus isolate D_3611 breed Donkey chromosome 8, EquAss-T2T_v2, whole genome shotgun sequence encodes:
- the LOC139046076 gene encoding putative olfactory receptor 2B8, whose translation MEQKNGSSFTGFVLLAFSDRPQLELVLFVVLLIFYIFTLLGNTTIIALSHLDPHLHTPMYFFLSNLSFLDLCYTTSIVPQLLVNLSGAGKCVSFGGCVVQPYISLGLGCTECVLLGVMAFDRYVAVCRPLHYTVIMPPRLCALMASASWFIGFANSLLQTVLIFLLPLCGRNKLDHFFCEIPALLKLACVDTTMNESELFFASVIILLIPVALIILSYGGIVRAISRITSAAGQRKAFGTCGSHLTVVTLFYGTATYAYLQPSNNYSQDQGKFIALFYTIVTPMINPLIYTVRNKDVKGAMRKVLWKDYDSR comes from the coding sequence AtggaacagaaaaatggaagTTCTTTCACTGGCTTTGTCCTGCTGGCTTTCTCTGACAGGCCTCAACTGGAGCTGGTCCTCTTTGTGGTTCTTTTGATCTTCTATATCTTCACTTTGCTGGGAAACACAACCATCATCGCACTGTCCCACCTGGACCCACATCTTCACacccctatgtactttttcctctccaacctcagcttTCTGGACCTGTGTTACACTACCAGCATTGTTCCCCAGCTCCTGGTCAATCTCAGTGGAGCAGGCAAGTGTGTCTCCTTTGGTGGTTGTGTAGTTCAGCCGTACATCTCTCTAGGATTGGGATGCACTGAATGCGTTCTCTTAGGAGTTATGGCATTTGACCGTTATGTAGCTGTTTGCAGGCCCCTTCATTACACAGTAATCATGCCTCCCCGTCTCTGTGCCCTGATGGCTTCTGCTTCATGGTTTATTGGTTTTGCCAACTCCTTATTGCAGACAGTCCTCATCTTCCTTTTACCACTTTGTGGGAGGAATAAACTAGATCACTTTTTTTGTGAAATCCCTGCATTGCTCAAACTTGCCTGTGTTGACACCACTATGAATGAGTCTGAGCTCTTCTTTGCCAGTGTTATCATTCTTCTCATACCTGTTGCATTAATTATCCTCTCCTATGGTGGGATTGTCAGGGCCATCTCAAGAATAACGTCTGCAGCAgggcagagaaaagcatttgggACATGTGGATCTCACCTCACAGTGGTCACTCTGTTCTACGGCACAGCCACCTATGCTTATCTCCAGCCCAGCAACAACTACTCTCAGGATCAGGGCAAGTTCATAGCTCTCTTCTACACCATCGTTACTCCCATGATCAACCCCCTCATATATACAGTGCGGAATAAGGATGTGAAGGGAGCAATGAGGAAGGTGCTTTGGAAGGACTATGACTCCAGATAA